Below is a genomic region from Clostridiales bacterium.
ATACTCGATGCGGATATTACAGGTCCGAGCATTCCGAGGTTTTTTGATGTTGAAGGCATGAAAGTATCAGGGGATGAATCTGGCGCACATCCGGTTAAGACGCAAGATGGCATCGAAATAATGTCCATGAATTTTTTAATGGATTTTGAGGAGCAGCCCGTAATATGGAGAGGACCTCTTATAGGCGGAGCTGTTAAGCAGTTCTGGACGGATATAATATGGGGCGACCTTGATTATATGATAATCGATATGCCTCCCGGTACAGGAGATGTGGCGCTTACAGCAATGCAGTCGATACCTATCGATGGAATAGTTATGGTATCTGTTCCCCAGGATCTTGTATCCATGATAGTTGCCAAGGCGATAAATATGGCAAGAAAAATGGATATAAAAGTTCTGGGCGTTGTAGAAAACATGAGCTATATTATATGCCCCAAATGCAAAGAAAAGATCAATATTTTTGAAAGCGGCAGTATGGAGAAGTACCTTAAGGAATTGGATACGGAGCTGCTTGGCGAGCTTCCCATGTCTAAGGATATAGCCGGAATATCAAAAGAAAGGTGCAAAATTGGCGACAGCGATATAGT
It encodes:
- a CDS encoding Mrp/NBP35 family ATP-binding protein; translated protein: MDRKETLFNKEGNPLSNVKKIIGVMSGKGGVGKSTISALLASELNKRGQRVGILDADITGPSIPRFFDVEGMKVSGDESGAHPVKTQDGIEIMSMNFLMDFEEQPVIWRGPLIGGAVKQFWTDIIWGDLDYMIIDMPPGTGDVALTAMQSIPIDGIVMVSVPQDLVSMIVAKAINMARKMDIKVLGVVENMSYIICPKCKEKINIFESGSMEKYLKELDTELLGELPMSKDIAGISKERCKIGDSDIVKTIGNIANKIIELVK